From the Bacteroidia bacterium genome, one window contains:
- a CDS encoding calcium/sodium antiporter: protein MEEHILVFAVAALVLGLIVLVWSADRFVDGAAASAKHLGMSPLLIGMVIVGFGTSAPEMVVSLFAALDGNPGIALGNAYGSNITNIALILGVTALLRPITVASSIVRLELPLLLGVTALTGVLLYNGDLTRLDSIILIVVFAVLMGWMTWQNSRQKSDHLAAEVLSELAGDIMPLRKALFWSIAGLLLLIGSSRFIVWGAVEIATVLGVDDLVIGLTVIALGTSLPELASSVVAVRKNEHDIAFGNIIGSNLFNTLMVVGLAGSISPMELPADLLTRDFPIMTAVTGFLFVLVFGFHKAKRLNRLEGALLLLVFFLYSVYLVMTVV, encoded by the coding sequence ATGGAAGAACATATACTCGTTTTCGCTGTCGCCGCGCTCGTACTTGGACTCATCGTCCTCGTTTGGAGCGCGGACCGTTTTGTGGATGGCGCTGCAGCCTCCGCAAAACATCTCGGTATGTCGCCGTTGCTCATTGGAATGGTGATCGTCGGTTTCGGCACCTCGGCCCCGGAAATGGTGGTGTCGCTTTTTGCCGCTCTGGATGGAAATCCCGGCATAGCGCTCGGGAATGCCTACGGTTCCAACATCACGAACATCGCCCTCATCCTTGGCGTCACGGCTCTGCTGCGCCCGATCACGGTTGCATCCAGCATTGTCCGCCTTGAGTTACCGCTGCTGCTTGGCGTCACGGCGCTGACAGGTGTGCTGCTCTATAACGGAGACCTTACAAGGCTGGATAGCATCATTCTCATCGTGGTCTTCGCTGTATTGATGGGATGGATGACGTGGCAGAATTCCAGGCAAAAATCAGATCATCTCGCGGCAGAGGTTCTCAGCGAGTTGGCAGGAGACATCATGCCGCTCCGGAAGGCGCTGTTCTGGTCCATCGCGGGATTGCTGTTATTGATCGGAAGTTCGCGCTTCATCGTATGGGGCGCAGTCGAAATCGCAACAGTACTCGGCGTGGACGATCTCGTGATCGGCCTGACGGTCATCGCACTGGGGACATCGCTGCCGGAGTTGGCTTCGTCGGTCGTGGCAGTCCGGAAAAACGAGCATGATATCGCTTTCGGCAACATCATCGGATCAAATCTCTTCAATACCCTCATGGTTGTCGGTTTAGCCGGAAGTATCTCGCCTATGGAACTCCCCGCCGACTTGCTCACACGCGACTTTCCGATCATGACCGCCGTCACGGGTTTCCTGTTCGTCCTTGTCTTCGGTTTCCATAAGGCCAAACGGTTGAATCGCCTCGAAGGCGCATTGCTGCTGCTCGTGTTCTTCCTCTATTCCGTGTACCTCGTGATGACGGTGGTGTGA
- the rseP gene encoding RIP metalloprotease RseP, translating into MDALGQILSQIFYFIIIIGVLVLIHELGHFLAAKAFGMRVERFSIGFPPRAFGKQIGDTDYCVSWLPIGGYVKISGMVDESLDTEQLAKDPEPWEFRAKPVWQRIIVIVAGVVMNILLAIAIFWGINLTQGTQVHKVTTIGNVQAGSVAEKYGLLAGDRITAINNRGMKTWEDIRESVVYAQLADDLRIRVERAGGVLTLDIPNKAIARLESGELGITPEGATTYIAAVEPGLPASRVGLAEGDVIVSINGENVFTPTDVVRIIGASPQKPVKMIWTREGKRMASMVTPTEHGKIGIIPVLSIAGPTEVMHYGVFEALSVGVRGLVRVTDIFLTNIWHIIIGEASFKNSIGGPVKIAEMAAQSAEAGIYSFLSLMALLSISLAIINIFPIPALDGGHLVFLIYEGLFRREVPTKIKIALQQVGMVLLLALMLFVIYNDIF; encoded by the coding sequence ATGGACGCACTCGGACAAATCCTCAGCCAGATATTTTATTTTATAATCATCATCGGGGTACTGGTACTCATTCACGAACTGGGCCATTTCCTCGCTGCGAAAGCCTTCGGTATGCGGGTCGAGCGTTTTTCCATCGGTTTCCCTCCACGCGCCTTTGGAAAACAGATCGGCGACACCGATTACTGCGTCTCGTGGCTGCCCATCGGCGGTTATGTGAAAATCTCCGGTATGGTAGACGAGAGTCTGGACACCGAGCAACTCGCGAAGGATCCGGAGCCCTGGGAGTTCCGTGCGAAGCCTGTATGGCAACGCATCATCGTCATAGTTGCCGGCGTCGTCATGAACATCCTTCTCGCGATCGCGATTTTCTGGGGCATCAATCTCACACAGGGCACACAGGTTCATAAAGTTACGACTATCGGCAACGTCCAAGCCGGATCCGTTGCCGAGAAATACGGACTGCTTGCCGGCGACCGCATCACCGCCATCAACAACAGAGGGATGAAGACCTGGGAAGACATTCGCGAGAGCGTCGTGTATGCACAACTCGCGGATGACCTGCGGATCCGTGTCGAACGTGCGGGCGGCGTACTCACGCTCGACATTCCGAACAAGGCCATCGCCCGCCTGGAATCGGGAGAGCTCGGAATCACACCCGAGGGCGCAACGACGTACATCGCCGCTGTCGAGCCCGGATTGCCCGCCTCCCGCGTCGGTCTCGCCGAAGGCGACGTCATCGTCAGCATCAATGGCGAGAACGTTTTTACCCCGACGGACGTCGTACGCATTATTGGTGCCAGTCCTCAAAAACCAGTCAAGATGATCTGGACCCGCGAAGGCAAACGCATGGCCTCTATGGTCACCCCGACGGAACACGGAAAAATCGGCATCATCCCGGTTCTCTCCATCGCGGGCCCGACCGAGGTGATGCATTACGGCGTCTTCGAAGCGCTGAGCGTGGGTGTGCGCGGACTTGTGCGCGTCACGGACATTTTCTTGACGAATATCTGGCACATCATCATCGGCGAAGCGAGTTTCAAGAACAGCATCGGCGGACCGGTTAAAATCGCGGAGATGGCCGCACAGTCAGCGGAAGCCGGGATATACAGTTTCCTGAGTCTCATGGCGCTGCTCAGCATCAGTCTCGCCATCATCAATATTTTCCCCATCCCCGCACTCGACGGTGGTCATCTCGTTTTTCTCATCTACGAGGGTCTCTTCCGCAGGGAAGTGCCCACGAAAATCAAGATCGCGCTGCAGCAGGTGGGCATGGTACTGCTCCTGGCGCTGATGCTCTTCGTGATTTACAACGACATTTTTTGA
- a CDS encoding DUF2851 family protein: MLSNTNTIAALSTTSIFRAVAEPRRNPRIPERHTVALWLRVATPECVLRTMDGRELRVLCPGTQNQHDGPDFLGAEIILDGRLFRGAVEVHTDADDWWRHGHDRNTLYDEVILHVALYPPTRTDVLPPTVLLPGQLSMPLREAWSAEFHQAHPMVCAAGRGATVAHPLADVMLLIAAVRRYTRKCARMRYRYDQLSPALGEEGALRQAVWEAIARGAGYGGNQDRMERAARVLTLAGALALPPSRRACMLSAAAEKKTKDLSQCAMQDSWLNSAITPSNRAVPRLRWLASWAERLSAGQWWNDLDTAAQAFTGDAGVFAPLFRVEGEAASPGPERVTELAMNVLSPVLNLLSELRDNASLARRARAVYFTMRAAAPNRITRITAPVLGRTVPFDSKTQQGMIELYSEFCSPRKCGSCLLSD; this comes from the coding sequence GTGCTTTCGAACACCAATACCATCGCGGCGCTCTCCACCACGTCAATTTTCCGTGCTGTTGCCGAGCCGCGGCGCAATCCGCGCATCCCCGAGCGACACACTGTCGCGCTGTGGCTGCGGGTCGCCACTCCCGAGTGTGTGCTGCGCACTATGGACGGGAGAGAACTGCGCGTGCTCTGCCCCGGCACGCAGAATCAGCATGATGGTCCTGATTTTCTCGGTGCGGAAATCATTCTGGACGGTCGTCTCTTCCGAGGGGCCGTGGAGGTGCACACCGACGCCGATGACTGGTGGCGGCACGGGCATGACCGCAACACGCTGTACGACGAGGTCATTCTTCATGTCGCATTGTATCCTCCCACACGAACGGACGTGCTGCCGCCGACGGTTCTGCTCCCCGGCCAGCTTTCCATGCCGCTGCGTGAGGCCTGGAGCGCGGAATTCCACCAAGCCCATCCCATGGTCTGTGCCGCAGGTCGTGGTGCCACCGTGGCGCATCCGTTGGCCGACGTCATGTTGCTGATCGCGGCCGTGCGCAGGTATACGCGCAAATGCGCCCGTATGCGGTACCGCTACGATCAACTGTCACCCGCACTCGGGGAGGAGGGCGCGTTGCGGCAGGCGGTCTGGGAAGCCATTGCGCGCGGCGCGGGATACGGAGGGAATCAGGACAGGATGGAACGCGCTGCGAGAGTACTCACTCTGGCCGGGGCGCTCGCTTTACCGCCGTCACGACGCGCGTGCATGCTTTCCGCCGCCGCGGAGAAGAAGACAAAGGATCTCTCCCAGTGTGCTATGCAGGATAGTTGGTTGAACAGCGCCATCACGCCATCCAACAGAGCGGTCCCGCGCCTGCGCTGGCTTGCGTCCTGGGCGGAGCGCCTGTCCGCCGGCCAGTGGTGGAACGACCTCGATACCGCTGCACAAGCATTCACGGGCGATGCCGGGGTGTTCGCCCCCCTGTTCCGCGTTGAAGGCGAGGCCGCATCTCCGGGCCCCGAACGCGTTACCGAACTCGCCATGAACGTGCTCTCGCCCGTACTGAACCTCTTGAGTGAGCTGCGCGACAACGCTTCATTGGCACGACGTGCGCGTGCGGTGTATTTTACCATGAGGGCTGCGGCCCCGAACCGTATCACGCGCATTACCGCACCCGTGCTCGGCCGTACCGTGCCATTCGATTCCAAGACGCAGCAGGGCATGATCGAACTCTATTCTGAATTCTGCTCTCCACGCAAATGCGGCTCCTGTCTCCTCTCCGACTGA
- a CDS encoding lipopolysaccharide heptosyltransferase family protein, which produces MNFDVNGVDCKHFNGYKPCFPGVDCSEHCMRCDPIGTRILIINLDAMGDVVMTTAQLAGIKRAWPISQVFWITRSNAAALLHANPLVDRVFVWNDVDRLILQQQFFDVVLNADKSLDACAFASSLWTDELRGFTISKRGQIVPANPEAEYNFRLGLDDHLKFRVNQRSGQDILAATWKLDYRRDEYILELTASEQDRVRELRARWVPVGKLAVGFNTGCSELFPNKKMTVPQHVELIERLASDDRLVFLLLGGPEDTQRNDDIAAQLQPLVHSGRLVPTPTREGLRAGIVYEALADVVITGDSFGMHLAIGLKKHVLAWFGLSCWSEIDLYDRGEKFIPHGLDCAPCWKRTCPYNLECISMIDLDAIAAAVRSFADGVSTIASSSLP; this is translated from the coding sequence ATGAATTTTGATGTCAACGGTGTCGATTGCAAGCATTTCAACGGATACAAGCCCTGTTTTCCGGGCGTGGATTGCAGTGAACACTGCATGCGATGCGACCCCATCGGTACACGTATCCTGATCATTAATCTCGACGCGATGGGCGACGTCGTTATGACCACGGCGCAACTCGCCGGAATCAAGCGAGCGTGGCCCATCAGCCAGGTGTTCTGGATAACGCGCTCCAACGCAGCAGCGTTGCTGCACGCCAATCCGCTCGTGGATCGCGTGTTCGTGTGGAACGACGTGGACCGCCTCATTTTGCAGCAGCAATTTTTCGATGTGGTGCTGAATGCCGACAAATCGCTGGATGCCTGCGCCTTCGCCTCATCGCTCTGGACCGATGAACTCCGGGGTTTTACCATCTCAAAACGTGGACAGATCGTGCCCGCGAATCCCGAGGCGGAGTACAATTTCCGCCTGGGACTGGACGATCACCTGAAATTTCGTGTGAATCAGCGGAGTGGTCAGGACATTCTCGCCGCGACCTGGAAACTCGATTATCGGCGCGATGAATACATACTGGAACTGACAGCGTCGGAGCAGGACAGAGTCAGGGAGCTCCGCGCCCGATGGGTACCCGTGGGGAAGTTGGCCGTCGGATTCAACACCGGCTGTTCCGAATTATTTCCCAACAAAAAAATGACCGTACCCCAGCATGTCGAGCTGATCGAGCGCCTGGCTTCCGATGACCGACTGGTATTCCTCTTGCTCGGCGGTCCCGAGGACACGCAGCGGAATGATGACATCGCGGCACAGCTGCAGCCACTCGTGCACTCCGGCCGCCTCGTACCGACACCCACGCGCGAAGGACTGCGTGCGGGCATCGTGTACGAAGCTCTTGCGGATGTGGTGATCACGGGCGACAGCTTTGGTATGCACCTCGCTATCGGACTGAAAAAGCACGTTCTCGCCTGGTTCGGACTGAGCTGCTGGAGCGAAATTGACCTCTATGATCGTGGTGAAAAATTTATCCCCCATGGGCTCGACTGCGCTCCCTGCTGGAAACGCACTTGTCCCTACAATCTTGAATGCATATCCATGATCGATCTCGACGCTATTGCCGCGGCGGTTCGAAGCTTCGCCGATGGTGTATCAACAATCGCCTCATCATCACTGCCATGA
- a CDS encoding redox-sensing transcriptional repressor Rex, with translation MDRISKAAFRRLPRYHQILSAFEALGREYISSRELSEILEINETLVRKDMADLKIRGKQNQGYSIAVLRRRIEEFLGLLERTEALVIGAGHLGTALATYSGFRQYGLDIVGILDNDPNRIGSIVGGIEVTSVFRLTSMIQKHRIKLIILCVPKDSAQEITDIAVKAGVKAVWNFTPQELTVVEGVKVRNEQIIGGFMALSHYLKNQADDAQSAIGA, from the coding sequence ATGGATAGAATTTCCAAAGCGGCATTTCGGCGCCTCCCGCGCTACCATCAGATACTCAGTGCTTTCGAAGCGCTCGGGAGGGAGTACATCTCGTCGCGCGAGCTTTCCGAGATCCTGGAGATCAATGAAACCCTGGTCCGTAAGGACATGGCCGATCTGAAAATTCGTGGCAAGCAGAACCAGGGCTATTCTATCGCCGTGCTTCGGCGAAGAATAGAAGAATTTCTCGGTCTCCTGGAGAGAACGGAAGCGCTGGTCATCGGCGCCGGACATCTCGGGACAGCCCTTGCCACCTACTCGGGTTTTAGACAATACGGTCTCGATATAGTGGGCATACTCGACAACGATCCCAACAGAATCGGGAGCATTGTCGGCGGGATAGAGGTGACCTCGGTTTTCCGGCTCACCTCGATGATTCAAAAGCATCGTATCAAGCTCATCATTCTCTGTGTGCCGAAAGACTCCGCGCAGGAGATTACCGACATCGCCGTCAAAGCGGGCGTCAAGGCAGTGTGGAACTTCACACCGCAGGAATTGACTGTGGTCGAAGGTGTGAAGGTCAGGAACGAACAGATTATCGGTGGCTTCATGGCGCTTTCGCACTATCTGAAAAACCAGGCTGATGACGCCCAGTCGGCTATCGGCGCCTGA
- a CDS encoding NAD-dependent epimerase/dehydratase family protein: MAAEDFNMALPGLVVTGASGFVGRHVLEAANGKFRLFCLARRSQFEAGIPRMDHQRWTQVDIAHRDALLDVARCINEHGGATTMLHLAGFYDFTYKPNPEYERTNVRGTQNVLDLAAELGVRQFIYSSSLAACRFPADGASITEDTAPDADFPYAASKREAETLIREYPGNFSRSVLRFAALYSDWCEYPPVYAFLRTWLSSAWNASMLGGRGRSAVPYLHIKDLITLIFRVIERAETLPPFAIYNASPSHVTSHIDMYKAATRFLFGAERRAIHIPRMLAFPFIALRQWVMDALGAPPFERLWMMRYVDCELRVDASRTQQNLGWAPTPRYDLTRRLLILIENMKTHPEIWRQRNEAAFVHAARRPNFILYNRLRRRRDAIVNEVVSTIRAQQARSQRHDYDRMTDETLRLYVALSFEILATAIRTRDRMPVRHYARLLARDRKRQGFDFTQVCMAVDALRMAMRDHMLREPHPAVTPAHVHEFIDLNLQLAIDEIEECFTQDGLSLDFPEGVTPNVNVICCDNEILKLVEELRDLCQDSWEVVEMFGRFTK; the protein is encoded by the coding sequence CGCTGGACGCAGGTGGACATCGCGCATCGCGACGCACTGCTCGACGTGGCACGCTGCATCAACGAGCATGGCGGTGCCACGACCATGCTGCATCTCGCGGGATTCTACGATTTCACCTACAAGCCCAATCCCGAGTATGAGCGGACGAATGTTCGCGGCACGCAGAATGTGCTGGACCTCGCGGCAGAGTTGGGTGTCAGGCAGTTCATCTACAGCAGTTCGCTTGCGGCCTGCCGCTTTCCCGCGGACGGTGCCTCCATCACCGAAGACACGGCGCCCGACGCGGACTTCCCGTACGCCGCCAGCAAACGCGAGGCTGAAACTCTGATTCGTGAGTATCCCGGAAACTTCTCGCGCAGCGTCCTGCGCTTCGCGGCTCTCTATAGCGATTGGTGCGAATATCCTCCCGTGTACGCCTTTCTGCGTACCTGGCTGTCCTCGGCCTGGAATGCCTCCATGCTGGGTGGGCGCGGACGCAGCGCGGTTCCGTATCTGCATATCAAAGATCTCATCACCCTGATCTTCCGCGTGATCGAGCGCGCGGAGACCCTGCCACCGTTTGCGATTTACAACGCTTCCCCTTCACATGTCACGTCGCATATCGACATGTACAAAGCGGCGACACGCTTTCTTTTCGGTGCCGAGCGGCGCGCCATCCACATCCCGCGGATGCTGGCATTTCCGTTCATCGCGCTGCGGCAATGGGTGATGGATGCGTTGGGTGCGCCGCCTTTCGAGCGTCTCTGGATGATGCGCTATGTGGACTGCGAGCTTCGGGTTGACGCGTCCCGTACGCAACAGAATCTTGGTTGGGCTCCGACGCCACGCTACGATTTGACACGGCGTCTGCTGATCCTGATCGAGAATATGAAAACGCACCCCGAAATCTGGCGGCAGCGCAATGAGGCGGCCTTCGTCCATGCGGCCCGACGTCCGAATTTCATTCTGTATAACCGGCTGCGGCGCCGCAGGGACGCCATCGTCAATGAGGTGGTCTCAACGATACGCGCGCAGCAGGCGCGATCGCAGCGTCACGACTACGACAGGATGACAGATGAGACGTTGCGCCTGTATGTCGCGCTGTCATTCGAAATTCTCGCGACGGCGATCCGTACGCGCGATCGTATGCCGGTGCGGCACTACGCACGCCTGCTTGCGCGCGACCGCAAGCGGCAGGGCTTTGACTTCACCCAGGTGTGCATGGCGGTAGACGCGCTGCGTATGGCGATGCGCGATCATATGCTGCGCGAACCCCATCCCGCGGTCACACCGGCGCATGTGCATGAGTTCATCGATCTCAATCTGCAGCTCGCCATAGATGAAATCGAGGAGTGTTTCACGCAGGACGGTCTGTCGCTCGATTTTCCGGAAGGAGTGACGCCCAACGTCAACGTCATCTGTTGCGACAACGAAATCCTGAAACTGGTGGAGGAACTCCGCGATCTGTGCCAGGACAGCTGGGAAGTCGTGGAAATGTTCGGCCGCTTCACGAAGTGA
- the rpe gene encoding ribulose-phosphate 3-epimerase: MPRQSPLIAPSLLSCDFARLADEVKAVEAAGADLLHVDVMDGRFVPNLTIGPLIVEAIKRHATVPLDVHLMIEEPDRYLQDFARAGADILTVHWETCPHLHRTIQRIHDLGLPAGVSINPATPVSLLADILNDVEMVLVMSVNPGFGGQSFIPRSLAKITELRRMADELGLKHLRIEVDGGITTATAPDVLHAGADILVSGSAIFKSGNYRQYISALRG, encoded by the coding sequence ATTCCCCGACAAAGCCCGCTGATTGCGCCATCGCTGCTCTCCTGTGATTTCGCCCGGCTCGCCGATGAAGTGAAGGCTGTCGAAGCCGCCGGCGCCGACCTGTTGCATGTCGATGTCATGGATGGCCGTTTCGTGCCGAACCTGACCATTGGTCCGCTCATCGTCGAAGCGATCAAACGTCACGCCACCGTACCGCTGGACGTGCATCTGATGATTGAAGAGCCGGATCGCTATCTGCAGGATTTTGCACGTGCCGGTGCCGATATACTCACTGTCCATTGGGAAACCTGTCCCCATCTGCACAGGACCATACAGCGTATTCACGATCTCGGTCTGCCTGCAGGTGTGAGCATCAATCCCGCGACTCCGGTCTCTCTGCTTGCGGATATTCTCAACGATGTGGAGATGGTGCTTGTCATGTCGGTGAATCCTGGCTTTGGAGGGCAGTCGTTCATCCCGCGGTCTCTGGCAAAAATCACCGAACTGCGGCGTATGGCCGACGAACTCGGCCTGAAACACCTCCGCATCGAGGTGGACGGCGGAATAACCACAGCGACGGCCCCCGATGTGCTGCACGCGGGCGCGGATATTCTTGTTTCGGGTTCCGCCATCTTCAAATCCGGAAATTACCGTCAGTATATTTCCGCGTTGCGCGGCTAG